From a region of the Mytilus galloprovincialis chromosome 3, xbMytGall1.hap1.1, whole genome shotgun sequence genome:
- the LOC143068625 gene encoding tyrosine-protein kinase Fyn-like isoform X2 — MIKSELVTSVTCPSFREIREDKVKSMRVFSQFSSIPGNMNNFKAEKRRPHSCSEWLTMARHTNRSSLREKLQEEFLSCKICLEPFIRPKALPCLHSFCEACLKDYVRRHPGERPGHFPCPMCRKDTKIPAGGINDFQDNFVLLSLSDTLEEDDVETWNLNHSGSFNQGTTHFSPPKPLAPLTPQEQYLRTYDWYFGKVSRHASEEWLLSPGYPKGTFLIRQGEAAPDTYTLSVRDCDELRGYLVKHYKIHKETNNDGLPCIEYYYITPKRRFRSLQDLVTNYSESPDGLCCKLLQACLKPRSLLWAFERGNPDEFHTERESIVLIKKLGSGQFAEVWLGSWHGSRQVAVKIQKRDAVTTSAFLDESQILKQLQHINVIKLLAVSSETEPIYILTEYMPNGRLSMYLREGKGKDLSVTQLLWIAAQIAEGMCYMEKEKFVHRNLGARNILVGEGNNVKIAGLGMTKVVDDPDFNFRRGLKMAIKWMAPEVLLCNKYSTKADIWSYGIVLIEIFTYGKEPYEGMGSKEAFELVQKGYRIPKPEVCPREVYDVILSCWNCNPPPRPSFDFLNTFLHDYQPT; from the exons aatgGCTAACCATGGCCCGGCACACAAATCGAAGTAGCTTGAGAGAAAAACTACAAGAGGAATTTCTGTCCTGTAAGATATGCTTAGAACCATTTATTAGACCAAAGGCATTACCGTGTTTGCACAGTTTCTGTGAAGCATGCCTCAAAGACTATGTTCGTAGACATCCAGGTGAGCGACCAGGACATTTTCCGTGCCCTATGTGTAGAAAAGACACAAAGATTCCCGCAGGTGGGATTAACGACTTTCAGGATAATTTTGTTCTCCTAAGTTTAAGTGACACTCTTGAAGAGGATGATGTGGAAACATGGAACTTAAATCATTCGGGAAGTTTTAACCAAGGGACTACCCACTTTTCACCTCCAAAGCCATTGGCACCTTTGACGCCACAAGAACAATATCTTAGAACATATGA TTGGTATTTTGGCAAAGTGAGCCGGCATGCTTCAGAAGAATGGTTGTTATCACCAGGTTATCCTAAAGGTACATTCCTTATTAGACAGGGAGAAGCTGCTCCAG ACACATATACTTTATCTGTAAGAGACTGTGATGAACTTAGAGGCTATTTAGTCAAACATTATAAAATTCATAAAGAAACCAATAATGATGGCTTACCTTGTATAGAATATTATTATATTACTCCAAAACGACGGTTCCGGTCCTTACAAGATTTAGTCACAAATTATTCAG AGTCACCTGATGGGTTGTGCTGCAAATTATTACAAGCTTGTTTAAAGCCAAGATCATTATTGTGGGCATTTGAACGAGGAAACCCTGATGAGTTCCACACAGAAAGGGAGTCTATAGTTCTTATTAAGAAACTCGGCAGTGGGCAGTTTGCTGAGGTCTGGTTAG GTTCATGGCATGGTTCTCGACAAGTGGCTGTTAAAATTCAGAAGAGGGATGCTGTAACGACGTCTGCATTCTTGGATGAAagtcaaattttaaaacaattacagCATATAAATGTGATAAAACTTTTAGCAGTGTCTAGTGAAACTGAACCAATTTATATATTAACCGAATATATGCCAAATGGACGATTATCAATGTATTTACGGGAGGGAAAGGGGAAAGATTTGTCAGTGACACAGTTGTTGTGGATTGCTGCACAG ATTGCTGAGGGCATGTGTTACATGGAAAAAGAAAAATTTGTACATCGGAACCTTGGGGCAAGAAATATACTTGTTGGGGagggtaataatgtaaaaatagcAGGTCTTGGAATGACCAAAGTTGTTGATGATCCtgattttaatttcagaagaG GACTAAAGATGGCAATCAAGTGGATGGCACCAGAAGTACTACTGTGTAACAAATACAGCACCAAGGCAGATATATGGTCATATGGAATTGTACTCATAGAAATCTTCACCTATGGAAAGGAACCTTATGAAG GTATGGGATCAAAGGAAGCATTTGAATTAGTGCAGAAAGGTTATAGAATACCGAAACCAGAGGTTTGTCCGCGAGAGGTTTACGATGTTATATTATCATGTTGGAATTGTAATCCTCCTCCACGACCTTCATTTGACTTCTTAAACACATTTTTACACGACTATCAGCCGACATGA
- the LOC143068625 gene encoding tyrosine-protein kinase Fyn-like isoform X6 yields MARHTNRSSLREKLQEEFLSCKICLEPFIRPKALPCLHSFCEACLKDYVRRHPGERPGHFPCPMCRKDTKIPAGGINDFQDNFVLLSLSDTLEEDDVETWNLNHSGSFNQGTTHFSPPKPLAPLTPQEQYLRTYDWYFGKVSRHASEEWLLSPGYPKGTFLIRQGEAAPDTYTLSVRDCDELRGYLVKHYKIHKETNNDGLPCIEYYYITPKRRFRSLQDLVTNYSESPDGLCCKLLQACLKPRSLLWAFERGNPDEFHTERESIVLIKKLGSGQFAEVWLGSWHGSRQVAVKIQKRDAVTTSAFLDESQILKQLQHINVIKLLAVSSETEPIYILTEYMPNGRLSMYLREGKGKDLSVTQLLWIAAQIAEGMCYMEKEKFVHRNLGARNILVGEGNNVKIAGLGMTKVVDDPDFNFRRGLKMAIKWMAPEVLLCNKYSTKADIWSYGIVLIEIFTYGKEPYEGMGSKEAFELVQKGYRIPKPEVCPREVYDVILSCWNCNPPPRPSFDFLNTFLHDYQPT; encoded by the exons ATGGCCCGGCACACAAATCGAAGTAGCTTGAGAGAAAAACTACAAGAGGAATTTCTGTCCTGTAAGATATGCTTAGAACCATTTATTAGACCAAAGGCATTACCGTGTTTGCACAGTTTCTGTGAAGCATGCCTCAAAGACTATGTTCGTAGACATCCAGGTGAGCGACCAGGACATTTTCCGTGCCCTATGTGTAGAAAAGACACAAAGATTCCCGCAGGTGGGATTAACGACTTTCAGGATAATTTTGTTCTCCTAAGTTTAAGTGACACTCTTGAAGAGGATGATGTGGAAACATGGAACTTAAATCATTCGGGAAGTTTTAACCAAGGGACTACCCACTTTTCACCTCCAAAGCCATTGGCACCTTTGACGCCACAAGAACAATATCTTAGAACATATGA TTGGTATTTTGGCAAAGTGAGCCGGCATGCTTCAGAAGAATGGTTGTTATCACCAGGTTATCCTAAAGGTACATTCCTTATTAGACAGGGAGAAGCTGCTCCAG ACACATATACTTTATCTGTAAGAGACTGTGATGAACTTAGAGGCTATTTAGTCAAACATTATAAAATTCATAAAGAAACCAATAATGATGGCTTACCTTGTATAGAATATTATTATATTACTCCAAAACGACGGTTCCGGTCCTTACAAGATTTAGTCACAAATTATTCAG AGTCACCTGATGGGTTGTGCTGCAAATTATTACAAGCTTGTTTAAAGCCAAGATCATTATTGTGGGCATTTGAACGAGGAAACCCTGATGAGTTCCACACAGAAAGGGAGTCTATAGTTCTTATTAAGAAACTCGGCAGTGGGCAGTTTGCTGAGGTCTGGTTAG GTTCATGGCATGGTTCTCGACAAGTGGCTGTTAAAATTCAGAAGAGGGATGCTGTAACGACGTCTGCATTCTTGGATGAAagtcaaattttaaaacaattacagCATATAAATGTGATAAAACTTTTAGCAGTGTCTAGTGAAACTGAACCAATTTATATATTAACCGAATATATGCCAAATGGACGATTATCAATGTATTTACGGGAGGGAAAGGGGAAAGATTTGTCAGTGACACAGTTGTTGTGGATTGCTGCACAG ATTGCTGAGGGCATGTGTTACATGGAAAAAGAAAAATTTGTACATCGGAACCTTGGGGCAAGAAATATACTTGTTGGGGagggtaataatgtaaaaatagcAGGTCTTGGAATGACCAAAGTTGTTGATGATCCtgattttaatttcagaagaG GACTAAAGATGGCAATCAAGTGGATGGCACCAGAAGTACTACTGTGTAACAAATACAGCACCAAGGCAGATATATGGTCATATGGAATTGTACTCATAGAAATCTTCACCTATGGAAAGGAACCTTATGAAG GTATGGGATCAAAGGAAGCATTTGAATTAGTGCAGAAAGGTTATAGAATACCGAAACCAGAGGTTTGTCCGCGAGAGGTTTACGATGTTATATTATCATGTTGGAATTGTAATCCTCCTCCACGACCTTCATTTGACTTCTTAAACACATTTTTACACGACTATCAGCCGACATGA
- the LOC143068625 gene encoding tyrosine-protein kinase Fyn-like isoform X3, with product MRVFSQFSSIPGNMNNFKAEKRRPHSCSEWLTMARHTNRSSLREKLQEEFLSCKICLEPFIRPKALPCLHSFCEACLKDYVRRHPGERPGHFPCPMCRKDTKIPAGGINDFQDNFVLLSLSDTLEEDDVETWNLNHSGSFNQGTTHFSPPKPLAPLTPQEQYLRTYDWYFGKVSRHASEEWLLSPGYPKGTFLIRQGEAAPDTYTLSVRDCDELRGYLVKHYKIHKETNNDGLPCIEYYYITPKRRFRSLQDLVTNYSESPDGLCCKLLQACLKPRSLLWAFERGNPDEFHTERESIVLIKKLGSGQFAEVWLGSWHGSRQVAVKIQKRDAVTTSAFLDESQILKQLQHINVIKLLAVSSETEPIYILTEYMPNGRLSMYLREGKGKDLSVTQLLWIAAQIAEGMCYMEKEKFVHRNLGARNILVGEGNNVKIAGLGMTKVVDDPDFNFRRGLKMAIKWMAPEVLLCNKYSTKADIWSYGIVLIEIFTYGKEPYEGMGSKEAFELVQKGYRIPKPEVCPREVYDVILSCWNCNPPPRPSFDFLNTFLHDYQPT from the exons aatgGCTAACCATGGCCCGGCACACAAATCGAAGTAGCTTGAGAGAAAAACTACAAGAGGAATTTCTGTCCTGTAAGATATGCTTAGAACCATTTATTAGACCAAAGGCATTACCGTGTTTGCACAGTTTCTGTGAAGCATGCCTCAAAGACTATGTTCGTAGACATCCAGGTGAGCGACCAGGACATTTTCCGTGCCCTATGTGTAGAAAAGACACAAAGATTCCCGCAGGTGGGATTAACGACTTTCAGGATAATTTTGTTCTCCTAAGTTTAAGTGACACTCTTGAAGAGGATGATGTGGAAACATGGAACTTAAATCATTCGGGAAGTTTTAACCAAGGGACTACCCACTTTTCACCTCCAAAGCCATTGGCACCTTTGACGCCACAAGAACAATATCTTAGAACATATGA TTGGTATTTTGGCAAAGTGAGCCGGCATGCTTCAGAAGAATGGTTGTTATCACCAGGTTATCCTAAAGGTACATTCCTTATTAGACAGGGAGAAGCTGCTCCAG ACACATATACTTTATCTGTAAGAGACTGTGATGAACTTAGAGGCTATTTAGTCAAACATTATAAAATTCATAAAGAAACCAATAATGATGGCTTACCTTGTATAGAATATTATTATATTACTCCAAAACGACGGTTCCGGTCCTTACAAGATTTAGTCACAAATTATTCAG AGTCACCTGATGGGTTGTGCTGCAAATTATTACAAGCTTGTTTAAAGCCAAGATCATTATTGTGGGCATTTGAACGAGGAAACCCTGATGAGTTCCACACAGAAAGGGAGTCTATAGTTCTTATTAAGAAACTCGGCAGTGGGCAGTTTGCTGAGGTCTGGTTAG GTTCATGGCATGGTTCTCGACAAGTGGCTGTTAAAATTCAGAAGAGGGATGCTGTAACGACGTCTGCATTCTTGGATGAAagtcaaattttaaaacaattacagCATATAAATGTGATAAAACTTTTAGCAGTGTCTAGTGAAACTGAACCAATTTATATATTAACCGAATATATGCCAAATGGACGATTATCAATGTATTTACGGGAGGGAAAGGGGAAAGATTTGTCAGTGACACAGTTGTTGTGGATTGCTGCACAG ATTGCTGAGGGCATGTGTTACATGGAAAAAGAAAAATTTGTACATCGGAACCTTGGGGCAAGAAATATACTTGTTGGGGagggtaataatgtaaaaatagcAGGTCTTGGAATGACCAAAGTTGTTGATGATCCtgattttaatttcagaagaG GACTAAAGATGGCAATCAAGTGGATGGCACCAGAAGTACTACTGTGTAACAAATACAGCACCAAGGCAGATATATGGTCATATGGAATTGTACTCATAGAAATCTTCACCTATGGAAAGGAACCTTATGAAG GTATGGGATCAAAGGAAGCATTTGAATTAGTGCAGAAAGGTTATAGAATACCGAAACCAGAGGTTTGTCCGCGAGAGGTTTACGATGTTATATTATCATGTTGGAATTGTAATCCTCCTCCACGACCTTCATTTGACTTCTTAAACACATTTTTACACGACTATCAGCCGACATGA
- the LOC143068625 gene encoding tyrosine-protein kinase Fyn-like isoform X4: MKMKCTSGLVHFIKKKFCSKWLTMARHTNRSSLREKLQEEFLSCKICLEPFIRPKALPCLHSFCEACLKDYVRRHPGERPGHFPCPMCRKDTKIPAGGINDFQDNFVLLSLSDTLEEDDVETWNLNHSGSFNQGTTHFSPPKPLAPLTPQEQYLRTYDWYFGKVSRHASEEWLLSPGYPKGTFLIRQGEAAPDTYTLSVRDCDELRGYLVKHYKIHKETNNDGLPCIEYYYITPKRRFRSLQDLVTNYSESPDGLCCKLLQACLKPRSLLWAFERGNPDEFHTERESIVLIKKLGSGQFAEVWLGSWHGSRQVAVKIQKRDAVTTSAFLDESQILKQLQHINVIKLLAVSSETEPIYILTEYMPNGRLSMYLREGKGKDLSVTQLLWIAAQIAEGMCYMEKEKFVHRNLGARNILVGEGNNVKIAGLGMTKVVDDPDFNFRRGLKMAIKWMAPEVLLCNKYSTKADIWSYGIVLIEIFTYGKEPYEGMGSKEAFELVQKGYRIPKPEVCPREVYDVILSCWNCNPPPRPSFDFLNTFLHDYQPT; this comes from the exons ATGAAAATGAAATGTACAAGTGGATTGGTACATtttatcaaaaagaaattttgttcAA aatgGCTAACCATGGCCCGGCACACAAATCGAAGTAGCTTGAGAGAAAAACTACAAGAGGAATTTCTGTCCTGTAAGATATGCTTAGAACCATTTATTAGACCAAAGGCATTACCGTGTTTGCACAGTTTCTGTGAAGCATGCCTCAAAGACTATGTTCGTAGACATCCAGGTGAGCGACCAGGACATTTTCCGTGCCCTATGTGTAGAAAAGACACAAAGATTCCCGCAGGTGGGATTAACGACTTTCAGGATAATTTTGTTCTCCTAAGTTTAAGTGACACTCTTGAAGAGGATGATGTGGAAACATGGAACTTAAATCATTCGGGAAGTTTTAACCAAGGGACTACCCACTTTTCACCTCCAAAGCCATTGGCACCTTTGACGCCACAAGAACAATATCTTAGAACATATGA TTGGTATTTTGGCAAAGTGAGCCGGCATGCTTCAGAAGAATGGTTGTTATCACCAGGTTATCCTAAAGGTACATTCCTTATTAGACAGGGAGAAGCTGCTCCAG ACACATATACTTTATCTGTAAGAGACTGTGATGAACTTAGAGGCTATTTAGTCAAACATTATAAAATTCATAAAGAAACCAATAATGATGGCTTACCTTGTATAGAATATTATTATATTACTCCAAAACGACGGTTCCGGTCCTTACAAGATTTAGTCACAAATTATTCAG AGTCACCTGATGGGTTGTGCTGCAAATTATTACAAGCTTGTTTAAAGCCAAGATCATTATTGTGGGCATTTGAACGAGGAAACCCTGATGAGTTCCACACAGAAAGGGAGTCTATAGTTCTTATTAAGAAACTCGGCAGTGGGCAGTTTGCTGAGGTCTGGTTAG GTTCATGGCATGGTTCTCGACAAGTGGCTGTTAAAATTCAGAAGAGGGATGCTGTAACGACGTCTGCATTCTTGGATGAAagtcaaattttaaaacaattacagCATATAAATGTGATAAAACTTTTAGCAGTGTCTAGTGAAACTGAACCAATTTATATATTAACCGAATATATGCCAAATGGACGATTATCAATGTATTTACGGGAGGGAAAGGGGAAAGATTTGTCAGTGACACAGTTGTTGTGGATTGCTGCACAG ATTGCTGAGGGCATGTGTTACATGGAAAAAGAAAAATTTGTACATCGGAACCTTGGGGCAAGAAATATACTTGTTGGGGagggtaataatgtaaaaatagcAGGTCTTGGAATGACCAAAGTTGTTGATGATCCtgattttaatttcagaagaG GACTAAAGATGGCAATCAAGTGGATGGCACCAGAAGTACTACTGTGTAACAAATACAGCACCAAGGCAGATATATGGTCATATGGAATTGTACTCATAGAAATCTTCACCTATGGAAAGGAACCTTATGAAG GTATGGGATCAAAGGAAGCATTTGAATTAGTGCAGAAAGGTTATAGAATACCGAAACCAGAGGTTTGTCCGCGAGAGGTTTACGATGTTATATTATCATGTTGGAATTGTAATCCTCCTCCACGACCTTCATTTGACTTCTTAAACACATTTTTACACGACTATCAGCCGACATGA
- the LOC143068625 gene encoding tyrosine-protein kinase Fyn-like isoform X1: MEKKNGQKLIKHVKGLFSEKCKSTGSIEFVFPPCKNENADMCWISNSMANVQFKKLGESSTMPKIKKKHKKTSAEWLTMARHTNRSSLREKLQEEFLSCKICLEPFIRPKALPCLHSFCEACLKDYVRRHPGERPGHFPCPMCRKDTKIPAGGINDFQDNFVLLSLSDTLEEDDVETWNLNHSGSFNQGTTHFSPPKPLAPLTPQEQYLRTYDWYFGKVSRHASEEWLLSPGYPKGTFLIRQGEAAPDTYTLSVRDCDELRGYLVKHYKIHKETNNDGLPCIEYYYITPKRRFRSLQDLVTNYSESPDGLCCKLLQACLKPRSLLWAFERGNPDEFHTERESIVLIKKLGSGQFAEVWLGSWHGSRQVAVKIQKRDAVTTSAFLDESQILKQLQHINVIKLLAVSSETEPIYILTEYMPNGRLSMYLREGKGKDLSVTQLLWIAAQIAEGMCYMEKEKFVHRNLGARNILVGEGNNVKIAGLGMTKVVDDPDFNFRRGLKMAIKWMAPEVLLCNKYSTKADIWSYGIVLIEIFTYGKEPYEGMGSKEAFELVQKGYRIPKPEVCPREVYDVILSCWNCNPPPRPSFDFLNTFLHDYQPT; this comes from the exons ATGGAGAAGAAGAATGGCCAAAAACTTATTAAACATGTGAAAGGACTATTCAGTGAGAAGTGTAAATCGACAGGGAGCATAGAGTTCGTATTTCCTCCGTGCAAAAATGAGAATGCGGATATGTGTTGGATTTCTAACAGTATGGCAAATGTTCAGTTTAAAAAATTGGGTGAATCCTCAACTATgcctaaaataaaaaagaaacataagaaaacaTCGGCAG aatgGCTAACCATGGCCCGGCACACAAATCGAAGTAGCTTGAGAGAAAAACTACAAGAGGAATTTCTGTCCTGTAAGATATGCTTAGAACCATTTATTAGACCAAAGGCATTACCGTGTTTGCACAGTTTCTGTGAAGCATGCCTCAAAGACTATGTTCGTAGACATCCAGGTGAGCGACCAGGACATTTTCCGTGCCCTATGTGTAGAAAAGACACAAAGATTCCCGCAGGTGGGATTAACGACTTTCAGGATAATTTTGTTCTCCTAAGTTTAAGTGACACTCTTGAAGAGGATGATGTGGAAACATGGAACTTAAATCATTCGGGAAGTTTTAACCAAGGGACTACCCACTTTTCACCTCCAAAGCCATTGGCACCTTTGACGCCACAAGAACAATATCTTAGAACATATGA TTGGTATTTTGGCAAAGTGAGCCGGCATGCTTCAGAAGAATGGTTGTTATCACCAGGTTATCCTAAAGGTACATTCCTTATTAGACAGGGAGAAGCTGCTCCAG ACACATATACTTTATCTGTAAGAGACTGTGATGAACTTAGAGGCTATTTAGTCAAACATTATAAAATTCATAAAGAAACCAATAATGATGGCTTACCTTGTATAGAATATTATTATATTACTCCAAAACGACGGTTCCGGTCCTTACAAGATTTAGTCACAAATTATTCAG AGTCACCTGATGGGTTGTGCTGCAAATTATTACAAGCTTGTTTAAAGCCAAGATCATTATTGTGGGCATTTGAACGAGGAAACCCTGATGAGTTCCACACAGAAAGGGAGTCTATAGTTCTTATTAAGAAACTCGGCAGTGGGCAGTTTGCTGAGGTCTGGTTAG GTTCATGGCATGGTTCTCGACAAGTGGCTGTTAAAATTCAGAAGAGGGATGCTGTAACGACGTCTGCATTCTTGGATGAAagtcaaattttaaaacaattacagCATATAAATGTGATAAAACTTTTAGCAGTGTCTAGTGAAACTGAACCAATTTATATATTAACCGAATATATGCCAAATGGACGATTATCAATGTATTTACGGGAGGGAAAGGGGAAAGATTTGTCAGTGACACAGTTGTTGTGGATTGCTGCACAG ATTGCTGAGGGCATGTGTTACATGGAAAAAGAAAAATTTGTACATCGGAACCTTGGGGCAAGAAATATACTTGTTGGGGagggtaataatgtaaaaatagcAGGTCTTGGAATGACCAAAGTTGTTGATGATCCtgattttaatttcagaagaG GACTAAAGATGGCAATCAAGTGGATGGCACCAGAAGTACTACTGTGTAACAAATACAGCACCAAGGCAGATATATGGTCATATGGAATTGTACTCATAGAAATCTTCACCTATGGAAAGGAACCTTATGAAG GTATGGGATCAAAGGAAGCATTTGAATTAGTGCAGAAAGGTTATAGAATACCGAAACCAGAGGTTTGTCCGCGAGAGGTTTACGATGTTATATTATCATGTTGGAATTGTAATCCTCCTCCACGACCTTCATTTGACTTCTTAAACACATTTTTACACGACTATCAGCCGACATGA
- the LOC143068625 gene encoding tyrosine-protein kinase Fyn-like isoform X5, whose amino-acid sequence MMMLSAQDGQEWLTMARHTNRSSLREKLQEEFLSCKICLEPFIRPKALPCLHSFCEACLKDYVRRHPGERPGHFPCPMCRKDTKIPAGGINDFQDNFVLLSLSDTLEEDDVETWNLNHSGSFNQGTTHFSPPKPLAPLTPQEQYLRTYDWYFGKVSRHASEEWLLSPGYPKGTFLIRQGEAAPDTYTLSVRDCDELRGYLVKHYKIHKETNNDGLPCIEYYYITPKRRFRSLQDLVTNYSESPDGLCCKLLQACLKPRSLLWAFERGNPDEFHTERESIVLIKKLGSGQFAEVWLGSWHGSRQVAVKIQKRDAVTTSAFLDESQILKQLQHINVIKLLAVSSETEPIYILTEYMPNGRLSMYLREGKGKDLSVTQLLWIAAQIAEGMCYMEKEKFVHRNLGARNILVGEGNNVKIAGLGMTKVVDDPDFNFRRGLKMAIKWMAPEVLLCNKYSTKADIWSYGIVLIEIFTYGKEPYEGMGSKEAFELVQKGYRIPKPEVCPREVYDVILSCWNCNPPPRPSFDFLNTFLHDYQPT is encoded by the exons ATGATGATGCTGTCAGCCCAGGATGGGCAAG aatgGCTAACCATGGCCCGGCACACAAATCGAAGTAGCTTGAGAGAAAAACTACAAGAGGAATTTCTGTCCTGTAAGATATGCTTAGAACCATTTATTAGACCAAAGGCATTACCGTGTTTGCACAGTTTCTGTGAAGCATGCCTCAAAGACTATGTTCGTAGACATCCAGGTGAGCGACCAGGACATTTTCCGTGCCCTATGTGTAGAAAAGACACAAAGATTCCCGCAGGTGGGATTAACGACTTTCAGGATAATTTTGTTCTCCTAAGTTTAAGTGACACTCTTGAAGAGGATGATGTGGAAACATGGAACTTAAATCATTCGGGAAGTTTTAACCAAGGGACTACCCACTTTTCACCTCCAAAGCCATTGGCACCTTTGACGCCACAAGAACAATATCTTAGAACATATGA TTGGTATTTTGGCAAAGTGAGCCGGCATGCTTCAGAAGAATGGTTGTTATCACCAGGTTATCCTAAAGGTACATTCCTTATTAGACAGGGAGAAGCTGCTCCAG ACACATATACTTTATCTGTAAGAGACTGTGATGAACTTAGAGGCTATTTAGTCAAACATTATAAAATTCATAAAGAAACCAATAATGATGGCTTACCTTGTATAGAATATTATTATATTACTCCAAAACGACGGTTCCGGTCCTTACAAGATTTAGTCACAAATTATTCAG AGTCACCTGATGGGTTGTGCTGCAAATTATTACAAGCTTGTTTAAAGCCAAGATCATTATTGTGGGCATTTGAACGAGGAAACCCTGATGAGTTCCACACAGAAAGGGAGTCTATAGTTCTTATTAAGAAACTCGGCAGTGGGCAGTTTGCTGAGGTCTGGTTAG GTTCATGGCATGGTTCTCGACAAGTGGCTGTTAAAATTCAGAAGAGGGATGCTGTAACGACGTCTGCATTCTTGGATGAAagtcaaattttaaaacaattacagCATATAAATGTGATAAAACTTTTAGCAGTGTCTAGTGAAACTGAACCAATTTATATATTAACCGAATATATGCCAAATGGACGATTATCAATGTATTTACGGGAGGGAAAGGGGAAAGATTTGTCAGTGACACAGTTGTTGTGGATTGCTGCACAG ATTGCTGAGGGCATGTGTTACATGGAAAAAGAAAAATTTGTACATCGGAACCTTGGGGCAAGAAATATACTTGTTGGGGagggtaataatgtaaaaatagcAGGTCTTGGAATGACCAAAGTTGTTGATGATCCtgattttaatttcagaagaG GACTAAAGATGGCAATCAAGTGGATGGCACCAGAAGTACTACTGTGTAACAAATACAGCACCAAGGCAGATATATGGTCATATGGAATTGTACTCATAGAAATCTTCACCTATGGAAAGGAACCTTATGAAG GTATGGGATCAAAGGAAGCATTTGAATTAGTGCAGAAAGGTTATAGAATACCGAAACCAGAGGTTTGTCCGCGAGAGGTTTACGATGTTATATTATCATGTTGGAATTGTAATCCTCCTCCACGACCTTCATTTGACTTCTTAAACACATTTTTACACGACTATCAGCCGACATGA